In the genome of Triticum urartu cultivar G1812 chromosome 5, Tu2.1, whole genome shotgun sequence, one region contains:
- the LOC125555939 gene encoding calmodulin-binding protein 25-like, with amino-acid sequence MLTAMQHMDSSAYASSPSASPWQQLLTAQRGHLLPYDYEGLTSVPAAAHAPAAHQQHRPARRVARRRPRPSRRLPTTYISADPAEFRRMVHQVTGADELLLPPVQQQAEGPLLPKLAARAAPSSAGGALLLPTLDTSSFLLGGCRARPSTARTGAMPAPTTPDGSLPLDSTSGGSSSCGFPTLESWDLL; translated from the coding sequence atgctcaccgccatgcagCACATGGACTCCTCCGCCTACGCATCCTCGCCCTCGGCGTCGCCGTGGCAGCAGCTCCTCACGGCCCAACGCGGCCACCTGTTGCCCTACGACTACGAGGGTCTCACGTCCGTCCCCGCCGCGGCGCACGCGCCGGCGGCGCACCAGCAGCACAGACCCGCGCGCCGCGTCGCCAGGCGGCGGCCGCGCCCGTCGCGGCGGCTGCCCACGACCTACATCAgcgccgaccccgcggagttccgcCGCATGGTGCACCAGGTCACGGGCGCCGACGAACTCCTCCTCCCGCCGGTCCAGCAGCAGGCGGAGGGGCCCCTCCTCCCCAAGCTCGCCGCCCGCGCAGCGCCTTCGTCGGCCGGCGGGGCACTGCTGCTGCCGACGCTGGACACGTCGTCGTTCCTGCTCGGCGGGTGCAGGGCGAGGCCGTCCACCGCGCGGACGGGTGCGATGCCAGCGCCGACGACTCCCGACGGGTCGCTCCCGCTGGACAGCACTAGCGGCGGCAGCAGTAGCTGTGGTTTCCCGACCTTAGAGTCGTGGGATCTTCTCTGA
- the LOC125508761 gene encoding protein sym-1-like, whose translation MALASVLPLLLVPRPIVSPRPTAAGRFLSLSAPLSTAAPAPAPVEPLKAGGRLARLQPLHAASCCNSASAAASGGVEAARAKGLQLVAWYLLSLDKHPVATKAVTSAVLTLAGDLICQLVIDKVPELDLKRTFVFTLLGLVLVGPTLHFWYLYLSKLVTISGTSGVISRLLLDQFVFSPVFIGVFMSLLVTLEGKPSLVVPKLKQEWFSSLIANWQLWIPFQFLNFYFVPQKLQVLAANFVALAWNVILSYKAHKKVIAE comes from the exons ATGGCGCTGGCGTCCGTGCTCCCGCTCCTCCTCGTCCCCCGTCCCATCGTCTCTCCGAGGCCCACTGCAGCGGGCCGCTTCCTCTCCCTCTCCGCTCCCCTGTCCACCGCCGCTCCCGCCCCTGCCCCCGTCGAGCCCCTGAAGGCCGGCGGCCGCCTCGCGCGGCTCCAGCCGCTCCACGCAGCCTCCTGCTGCAACTCCGCCTCCGCAGCAGCATCTGGAGGAGTGGAGGCGGCCCGGGCGAAGGGCTTGCAGCTCGTGGCCTG GTACCTTCTGTCTCTTGACAAGCATCCGGTGGCGACCAAGGCTGTCACTTCTGCTGTGCTGACTCTGGCCGGGGACCTCATCTGCCAG CTTGTAATTGATAAAGTGCCAGAGCTAGACCTGAAGAGAACATTTGTGTTCACGTTATTGGGACTTGTCCTGGTGGGGCCAACGTTGCATTTCTG GTACTTGTATTTGAGTAAATTAGTGACGATCAGCGGGACATCTGGTGTCATTTCTCGCCTGTTACTTGACCAG TTCGTCTTCTCTCCTGTTTTCATTGGTGTCTTCATGAGCTTACTCGTAACCTTGGAGGGAAAGCCATCTCTTGTAGTGCCAAAGCTTAAGCAG GAGTGGTTCTCTTCATTGATCGCGAATTGGCAATTGTGGATACCGTTCCAGTTTTTGAATTTCTATTTTGTCCCACAGAAGCTCCAG GTTCTTGCCGCTAATTTTGTAGCCCTTGCATGGAACGTGATTTTGTCATATAAAGCTCATAAGAAGGTTATCGCGGAGTAG
- the LOC125508762 gene encoding uncharacterized protein LOC125508762: protein MSYMRGDLLTKTRKLVKGLAKPAPAWLKAMEQAPPVTFPRTDGKIEKIELPEDVYVKRFFRRHPDSLYHDAIKISGFDPPPARVFAWRVLELKEQGVNEDDAMAVADMEYGAEKKAKKLAYKELKQIARREGKPPPPNPYPSAIKEIQAEEKKYVRDRFHNPKVLEIVNKMKEDRQMFLQDRAAASGGSGEGQ, encoded by the exons ATGTCGTACATGCGAGGCGACCTGCTGACGAAGACGCGGAAACTGGTGAAGGGGCTGGCCAAGCCCGCCCCTGCCTGGCTCAAGGCCATGGAGCA GGCACCTCCAGTCACATTCCCTAGAACTGATGGTAAAATCGAGAAGATAGAACTGCCAGAGGATGTCTATGTCAAGAGGTTCTTCAGAAGGCATCCTGATTCACTCTACCATGATGCAATAAA GATAAGCGGGTTTGATCCACCGCCAGCAAGAGTTTTTGCTTGGCGTGTCTTAGAGTTGAAAGAACAGGGAGTCAATGAAGATGATGCAATGGCTGTAGCAGAT ATGGAGTATGGAGCAGAGAAAAAAGCAAAGAAGCTAGCATACAAGGAACTGAAACAAATTGCACGCAGAGAAGGAAAGCCACCACCTCCAAATCCATATCCAAGCGCTATCAAAGAAATACAGGCAGAGGAAAAGAAGTATGTTAGGGACCGTTTCCATAACCCAAAGGTACTCGAGATCGTGAATAAGATGAAAGAGGACAGACAGATGTTTCTTCAAGATAGAGCAGCAGCATCAGGTGGATCAGGTGAAGGACAGTAA